A stretch of Dehalococcoidia bacterium DNA encodes these proteins:
- a CDS encoding NUDIX domain-containing protein, with protein MYFGAAECNNLHEVAAMPAPAFCLLCGGALAERLVDGEPRLGCTACAWVHFDNPVAVAGVIVRRGDEVLLAKPRGGQEYVLVSGFLEAFESVEMAAVREVREETGFEVAIERILGSYSCRPIGKNMVFIVCVARLWGGELRVDEELDDARWFPLDALPRWPAEWPVARAFADLIPISV; from the coding sequence TTGTACTTTGGAGCCGCCGAATGCAACAACCTGCACGAGGTTGCGGCGATGCCCGCTCCCGCCTTCTGTCTGCTCTGTGGCGGCGCCCTGGCCGAACGGCTGGTCGACGGCGAGCCACGGCTTGGCTGTACCGCCTGCGCCTGGGTGCACTTCGACAACCCCGTTGCCGTGGCCGGCGTGATCGTGCGCCGCGGCGACGAGGTGCTGCTGGCGAAGCCGCGCGGCGGGCAGGAGTACGTGCTCGTCTCCGGCTTTCTGGAAGCGTTCGAGTCGGTGGAGATGGCCGCCGTGCGCGAGGTGCGCGAGGAGACAGGCTTCGAGGTGGCGATCGAGCGTATCCTCGGCAGCTACTCCTGCCGGCCGATCGGCAAGAACATGGTCTTCATCGTCTGTGTCGCGCGGCTGTGGGGCGGCGAGTTGCGCGTGGACGAAGAGCTGGACGACGCCCGCTGGTTTCCGCTGGACGCGCTGCCGCGCTGGCCGGCGGAGTGGCCCGTGGCGCGGGCGTTCGCGGACCTGATCCCCATATCGGTGTAG